In Candidatus Binatia bacterium, a single genomic region encodes these proteins:
- a CDS encoding cupin domain-containing protein: protein MEAHVFELSTPVLTGGRSHMPLSRTDLVSVGLNYYTPGRKNTLHTHPGEDHAFVVLEGEATFYDKSEKATVLKKGQGIMLPEGWYYRFENSGDKALVLLRFSARKAKPAVTRIDSAGRTRSEDSTEFVHVDGDTVDGKFWQLA from the coding sequence ATGGAAGCGCATGTCTTCGAGCTATCGACACCGGTTCTGACAGGCGGCAGGAGTCATATGCCGCTTTCCCGGACCGATTTGGTCTCGGTCGGGCTCAATTACTACACGCCTGGACGCAAGAACACTCTTCACACCCATCCCGGAGAGGATCACGCTTTCGTCGTACTGGAGGGAGAGGCGACATTTTACGACAAGAGTGAAAAAGCGACGGTGCTAAAGAAGGGCCAGGGCATTATGCTTCCGGAGGGATGGTATTACCGTTTCGAGAATAGCGGAGACAAAGCCCTCGTCTTGCTGAGATTTTCAGCCCGTAAAGCTAAACCCGCGGTAACCAGGATCGACAGCGCGGGCAGAACTCGAAGCGAAGATTCGACGGAATTCGTGCACGTCGACGGCGATACAGTGGACGGCAAATTTTGGCAACTGGCTTGA
- a CDS encoding extracellular solute-binding protein, translating to MRRLSWLVVFFGLVFTPHVLLAQTVAPDRGKLVEEAKKEGKVVVYAAYSATDANIIKAAFEKKYPFINFEYFRAGKDKLLARYLTEVKAGQFLPDIYISSIFPVSTLLQQGLLGRYPSPERAAYADSLKDKNGNWTAIYLNAMTIAYNTRMVKPHEVPKSYQDLLFPKWKGKMGMDLNKTEWYVAMLQMMGEEKGKKYMETLSKQDIQAREGNTITGQLLVAGEFPLVVSQYPTSVEEMKKRGAPIEWVPLQPHFVFPIVMAPTAKQPHPAGSKLFVDFILSEEGQKIMKSLSRIPARKEVLPEPPNLIQGYKLLVVRPTSSEDYNRYNNEYHKYFR from the coding sequence ATGCGACGATTGAGTTGGCTTGTAGTTTTTTTCGGTCTGGTTTTCACCCCCCACGTGCTTCTTGCGCAGACGGTCGCTCCCGATCGGGGCAAGCTTGTCGAAGAGGCCAAAAAGGAAGGCAAGGTCGTCGTTTACGCGGCCTATTCGGCAACCGACGCCAATATTATTAAAGCCGCCTTTGAGAAAAAATATCCTTTCATAAACTTCGAATATTTTCGCGCCGGTAAAGACAAGCTTTTGGCTCGATACTTGACCGAGGTAAAGGCGGGACAATTTCTACCTGATATATATATTTCGAGCATCTTTCCGGTTTCGACGTTGCTCCAACAAGGGCTGCTGGGCAGATATCCTTCACCCGAGCGCGCCGCCTATGCCGATTCGCTGAAGGATAAGAATGGAAATTGGACAGCTATTTACTTAAACGCCATGACGATCGCCTACAACACGCGAATGGTAAAACCGCACGAGGTGCCGAAAAGTTACCAGGATCTTCTTTTCCCCAAATGGAAAGGCAAAATGGGGATGGACCTCAACAAGACCGAATGGTACGTCGCCATGCTCCAGATGATGGGCGAGGAGAAGGGAAAAAAGTACATGGAAACGCTTAGCAAGCAGGACATCCAAGCGCGTGAAGGCAATACGATCACGGGACAGCTTCTCGTCGCGGGCGAGTTTCCGTTGGTCGTCTCTCAGTATCCAACCAGTGTCGAAGAGATGAAGAAAAGAGGCGCACCGATAGAATGGGTTCCTCTTCAGCCTCATTTTGTCTTTCCGATCGTGATGGCTCCGACCGCGAAGCAGCCCCATCCAGCCGGCAGCAAACTTTTCGTCGATTTTATCCTCTCGGAAGAGGGACAAAAAATAATGAAAAGTCTAAGCCGGATCCCAGCGCGCAAAGAAGTACTTCCTGAGCCGCCAAACCTGATCCAAGGCTACAAGCTCCTGGTCGTCAGGCCGACGTCAAGCGAGGACTACAATCGATACAATAACGAGTACCATAAGTATTTCCGCTAG